TTCCATTGTGTTGCCGGGCTCCAAAAGTATTTCAAATCGCGTACTTTTATTGGCAGCACTCTCATCGGGAACCACAACGTTAAAAAATTTGCTAGATGCAGACGATACGCAAGTGATGCGCAATGCTTTGTGTCAACTCGGATTAACGGTTACTGATCAACTCAATCAAGTCTGCGTAGTTGAGGGCTGCGGTGGCAAATTTCCAGTTCAAGAGGCTGACCTCTTTTTGGGCAATGCTGGCACTGCGATGCGCCCATTAACTGCCGCTTTAGCAATGCAGGGTGGTAATTACCGTTTATCCGGCGTGGCACGTATGCACGAAAGACCGATACGAGACTTGGTTGATGGATTTCGCCAAGTGGGGGCGAAGATTGAATACGAATTACAAGAAGGCTACCCACCGATCAAAATATTAGCGGCGGATATTCAAATTCAGAATGTAGTTAAAGTACGCGGAGATGTATCAAGCCAATTTTTAACTGCATTACTCATGGCATTACCTTTAGTGGCAACCGATCCTATCCGCATTGAAGTGATAGGCGAGTCGATTTCTCGTCCTTATATCGATATCACTTTGAAATTAATGGCCCGTTTTGGCGTGAACGTCGCATGTCCTGATATGCAATCGTTCATTATTCCTGCAAAAACATCTGATGCTGTTTACAAGAGTCCAGGTCAGCTATCGGTAGAGGGCGATGCTTCATCTGCATCATATTTCTTGGCTCTTGGAGCTATCGGCAGGGGCCCAGTAAAGGTTCTAGGTGTTGGTAACGACAGTATTCAAGGGGATGTCGCATTTGCTGATGCTCTTGCTTTAATGGGCGCCAATATTTCCGCTGGTGAGGATTGGATTGAAGTGTCTGGCGTGAAAAATGCAAATGGAAAACTCAATGGCATCACGCTTGATTGCACTGAAATTCCAGATGCAGCAATGACGCTTGCAGT
The nucleotide sequence above comes from Polynucleobacter necessarius. Encoded proteins:
- the aroA gene encoding 3-phosphoshikimate 1-carboxyvinyltransferase, translated to MGGLPDVRVGPLKRAHGSIVLPGSKSISNRVLLLAALSSGTTTLKNLLDADDTQVMRNALCQLGLTVTDQLNQVCVVEGCGGKFPVQEADLFLGNAGTAMRPLTAALAMQGGNYRLSGVARMHERPIRDLVDGFRQVGAKIEYELQEGYPPIKILAADIQIQNVVKVRGDVSSQFLTALLMALPLVATDPIRIEVIGESISRPYIDITLKLMARFGVNVACPDMQSFIIPAKTSDAVYKSPGQLSVEGDASSASYFLALGAIGRGPVKVLGVGNDSIQGDVAFADALALMGANISAGEDWIEVSGVKNANGKLNGITLDCTEIPDAAMTLAVAALFADGPTRLNNIASWRVKETDRIAAMAKELKKVGAIVEEGADYIVVQAPASPNDWKSPSEGIDTYDDHRMAMCFSLAAFGPNALKINDPNCVAKTFPTYFTEFSKVVN